A genomic stretch from uncultured Fibrobacter sp. includes:
- the cmk gene encoding (d)CMP kinase produces MSNSENFVIALDGGSGTGKSTTAKIVAKTLGITYLDTGAMYRAVTLAALDAGLAAEEGPAMDKLLENLTLGFDSENHILINGVCRENEIRGMKVSSNVSIYCALPSVRAAMTKQQREIGKKQSCILDGRDIGTVVFPDAKYKFFMVTDVKVRAERRYKELLEKGEKVTFEEVLNNLVERDRLDSSRATAPLKKADDAIEIDTTHISIQQQVQKILDYVGVVA; encoded by the coding sequence ATGAGCAATTCTGAAAATTTTGTCATCGCCCTTGATGGCGGTTCGGGTACCGGCAAGAGTACCACTGCAAAAATCGTTGCAAAGACTTTAGGTATTACCTATTTGGACACGGGCGCCATGTACCGCGCCGTGACACTTGCCGCCCTCGACGCAGGACTTGCTGCCGAAGAAGGCCCCGCAATGGACAAATTGCTCGAAAACCTGACCCTCGGGTTCGATTCCGAAAACCACATCCTCATTAACGGTGTCTGCCGCGAAAACGAAATCCGCGGCATGAAGGTATCGAGCAACGTGAGCATCTACTGCGCACTCCCGTCGGTCCGTGCCGCCATGACCAAGCAGCAGCGCGAAATCGGCAAGAAGCAGAGCTGCATTCTGGATGGCCGCGACATCGGAACCGTGGTGTTCCCCGATGCAAAGTACAAGTTTTTCATGGTTACGGATGTTAAAGTCCGTGCCGAACGCCGCTACAAGGAACTCCTTGAAAAGGGCGAAAAAGTGACTTTCGAAGAAGTCCTCAACAACCTGGTCGAACGCGACCGCCTGGACTCTTCCCGTGCCACAGCCCCGTTAAAAAAAGCGGACGACGCTATTGAAATTGACACTACACACATCTCAATCCAACAACAGGTTCAAAAGATTCTCGACTACGTAGGTGTAGTGGCGTAG
- the rpsA gene encoding 30S ribosomal protein S1, giving the protein MSQNLKFGTAEDLAEILAAQGECSPDFRKQNADVYAGMDCLEQGKLVTGKISQVNDQEVLIDVNYKSEGVIDRAEFKDTDSLEIGSEIEVFVEKLEDEDGRLILSKQKADFVRVWDRIHAAFENNEVVRGTLTKRIKGGVVVDLFGIDAFLPGSQIDLRQIPDINALIGQEYDLKVIKVNKARRNIVVSRRVVLEEERNKQRGDVLETLEKGQVRKGIVKNITDFGAFIDLGGVDGLLHITDMSYKRINHPTELLQLGQEVEVMVLDFNDKKERISLGMKQLKPHPWKDIAERYPEGAIVKGKVVSITDYGAFVELDSGVEGLIHVSEMSWTQHVKHPSKILTVGQEVEAVVLKVEEDAERISLGMKQLESDPWDSIETELPPGARVVGEIRNIASFGAFVEIKEGVDGLIHVSDMSWTKKITHPNEMVKKGDKVECVVLAVDKEKRRISLSMKHLTEDPWDTIDNTYPVNSEVKGKIVRMLDRGVVVELADGIEGFIPVSKLTAEYIKVPADAFKVGDEVPAVVTEIDQNNRKIFLSVVDYFKNRESAELKAWMDSHKPGESGTTIGEAAAPKKKASKKKADAEAEA; this is encoded by the coding sequence ATGTCTCAAAATCTCAAATTCGGTACCGCTGAAGATCTCGCTGAAATCCTCGCCGCTCAGGGCGAATGCAGCCCCGACTTCCGTAAGCAGAACGCTGACGTTTACGCCGGCATGGATTGCCTTGAACAGGGCAAGCTCGTCACTGGTAAGATTAGCCAGGTGAACGACCAGGAAGTCTTGATCGACGTGAACTACAAGTCCGAAGGTGTCATTGACCGTGCTGAATTCAAGGACACGGACTCCCTCGAAATCGGTTCCGAAATCGAAGTGTTTGTCGAAAAGCTCGAAGATGAAGACGGCCGTCTCATCCTTTCGAAGCAGAAGGCCGACTTCGTTCGCGTGTGGGATCGCATCCACGCTGCATTCGAAAACAACGAAGTCGTGCGTGGTACGCTCACGAAGCGTATCAAGGGCGGTGTGGTTGTCGACCTGTTCGGCATCGACGCCTTCCTCCCGGGTTCCCAGATCGACCTCCGTCAGATCCCGGACATCAACGCCCTCATTGGTCAGGAATACGACCTCAAGGTTATCAAGGTCAACAAGGCTCGCCGCAACATCGTCGTGTCTCGCCGTGTTGTTCTCGAAGAAGAACGCAACAAGCAGCGTGGCGACGTTCTCGAAACTCTCGAGAAGGGTCAGGTCCGCAAGGGTATCGTCAAGAACATCACCGACTTCGGTGCATTCATTGACCTCGGCGGCGTAGACGGCCTCCTCCACATCACCGACATGAGCTACAAGCGCATCAACCACCCGACCGAATTGCTCCAGCTCGGCCAGGAAGTCGAAGTTATGGTTCTCGACTTCAACGACAAGAAGGAACGTATCTCTCTCGGCATGAAGCAGCTTAAGCCGCATCCGTGGAAGGACATCGCCGAACGTTATCCGGAAGGCGCTATCGTTAAGGGTAAGGTTGTTTCCATTACCGATTACGGTGCATTCGTTGAACTGGATAGCGGCGTTGAAGGCCTCATCCACGTTTCCGAAATGTCCTGGACTCAGCATGTCAAGCACCCGTCCAAGATCCTCACTGTTGGTCAGGAAGTCGAAGCTGTCGTGCTCAAGGTTGAAGAAGATGCAGAACGTATCTCTCTCGGCATGAAGCAGCTCGAATCCGATCCGTGGGATTCTATCGAAACCGAACTTCCGCCGGGTGCCCGCGTGGTTGGTGAAATCCGCAACATCGCTTCCTTCGGCGCCTTCGTCGAAATCAAGGAAGGTGTTGATGGCCTCATCCACGTTTCCGACATGTCCTGGACCAAAAAGATCACTCACCCGAACGAAATGGTCAAGAAGGGTGACAAGGTCGAATGCGTCGTGCTCGCCGTCGATAAGGAAAAGCGCCGCATTTCTCTGTCCATGAAGCACCTCACCGAAGATCCGTGGGACACCATCGACAACACCTATCCGGTGAACTCCGAAGTGAAGGGCAAGATCGTTCGCATGCTCGACCGCGGTGTCGTGGTTGAACTCGCTGACGGTATCGAAGGCTTCATCCCGGTTTCCAAGCTCACCGCTGAATACATCAAGGTTCCGGCCGATGCATTCAAGGTTGGCGACGAAGTTCCGGCTGTCGTGACCGAAATCGATCAGAACAACCGTAAGATCTTCCTCTCTGTGGTTGACTACTTCAAGAACCGTGAATCCGCTGAGCTCAAGGCTTGGATGGACTCTCACAAGCCGGGCGAATCTGGCACCACCATTGGTGAAGCCGCCGCTCCGAAGAAGAAGGCTTCCAAGAAGAAGGCTGACGCTGAAGCCGAAGCTTAA
- a CDS encoding acyltransferase family protein, which yields MGRIAWIDNCKALAISIVVLGHLESIYLVNEVLFSFAMPAFFFLSGYTFKRSASAPFIEFIRKKFRSLIIPYFGFSAILFAFWFLVRRNFGLTGQQPGITVPDVLLQIVRGVNSESFVTPLWFLTCLFVTELFFWGLQKFIKKQPAIWAIILVLFGFGIYYWFYMDIQHFSHAFWNVDQACFYLYFLSIGFAFSSRNLAERLFCNLKRNLATALVLPAVFTVAFIARESTTTTWQILLLQAVMCNASLFAFIAIGNAIPQNKILNFIGQNTLTILALHIIVQSLLRGTLLKAVHLDPELLQNSLGLSLLLTLVTLAALVPAILLINRFIPWLAGKRKVR from the coding sequence ATGGGAAGAATCGCATGGATAGACAACTGCAAGGCTCTAGCGATAAGCATTGTCGTTTTGGGCCACCTTGAATCAATCTACCTTGTGAACGAGGTTCTCTTTTCGTTTGCGATGCCCGCCTTCTTTTTTCTTTCTGGCTATACATTCAAGCGGTCCGCAAGCGCCCCGTTTATCGAATTTATCCGGAAAAAATTCCGCAGCCTTATCATCCCCTATTTTGGTTTTTCGGCAATCCTGTTCGCCTTTTGGTTTTTGGTCCGCCGGAATTTCGGCTTGACCGGACAACAGCCCGGAATTACGGTGCCTGACGTGCTATTGCAAATTGTCCGCGGAGTGAACAGCGAATCTTTCGTGACTCCGCTATGGTTCCTAACATGCCTTTTCGTGACCGAGTTGTTCTTTTGGGGACTACAGAAGTTCATAAAGAAACAGCCCGCTATTTGGGCTATAATTCTAGTCCTTTTCGGTTTCGGAATTTATTACTGGTTCTACATGGACATCCAGCATTTTTCGCATGCCTTTTGGAACGTCGATCAAGCCTGTTTTTACCTTTACTTTTTGAGCATCGGTTTTGCATTTTCGAGCCGCAATTTAGCCGAGCGTTTATTTTGCAACCTAAAGCGAAACCTTGCAACCGCGCTCGTTTTGCCGGCGGTGTTCACAGTTGCTTTTATCGCCCGTGAAAGCACCACAACCACTTGGCAAATCCTGCTGCTTCAGGCAGTCATGTGTAACGCTAGTTTGTTTGCATTCATCGCCATCGGGAACGCGATTCCGCAAAACAAAATCTTGAATTTTATCGGGCAGAACACCCTTACGATTCTTGCACTGCACATTATAGTGCAAAGTCTCTTGCGCGGCACCTTGCTTAAAGCGGTTCACCTGGATCCGGAGCTATTGCAGAATTCACTAGGACTAAGCCTCCTGCTGACTCTCGTGACACTTGCCGCACTCGTTCCCGCGATTCTATTGATAAACCGATTTATCCCGTGGTTAGCCGGGAAACGCAAAGTCAGATAA
- a CDS encoding phosphopantothenate--cysteine ligase family flavoprotein, producing the protein MNLAGKKILLGVSGGIAVYKSCELLRLLQKKGAEVRVCMTDAATEFVASLTFASLSKCPVYLKNGAVEARPFQHIDFPRWADLYLVVPATANVIGKFACGIADDPVSLCFISCTCPRVIAPAMNVAMYNSPAVKRNLEILRGFEDTTVLESPAGELACGEVGQGRLMEPAEIVKWLEGASLPLAAAACASSATPSPKGTAPKTPAPAIPVAVDIPPTQDASLPGYGKKVLLTAGRTEEAIDPVRYISNRSSGKTAVALASVFFANGFEVEVVAGPMEAKFPGGVKVTRVTSARDMHDAVLERMKSASALVHCAAVADYRPKVAATEKIKDSRSQLILELEPNPNILRDSVAQKRDNQVIVGFALETDHFEEHAAEKLAKSGADALLLNAPVAADSGFGRDCVRFALVEKGKPVPPLAMGEKVDLAETILNFCLERLNG; encoded by the coding sequence ATGAACCTCGCTGGAAAGAAAATTTTGCTCGGAGTCTCGGGCGGCATTGCCGTTTACAAGAGCTGCGAGCTGTTGCGCCTGCTGCAGAAGAAGGGCGCCGAAGTACGCGTGTGCATGACCGACGCAGCCACTGAATTCGTGGCGTCGCTGACTTTTGCAAGCCTTAGCAAGTGTCCTGTGTACCTGAAGAACGGAGCCGTCGAGGCGCGCCCCTTCCAGCATATTGATTTTCCGCGCTGGGCAGACCTCTATTTGGTGGTGCCCGCGACCGCGAATGTCATCGGTAAATTCGCCTGCGGCATCGCCGACGATCCGGTGAGCCTTTGCTTTATAAGCTGCACGTGCCCGCGCGTGATTGCGCCCGCCATGAATGTGGCGATGTATAATTCGCCCGCCGTAAAGCGCAACCTCGAGATTTTGCGCGGCTTTGAAGACACAACCGTACTTGAATCCCCTGCAGGGGAACTCGCCTGTGGTGAAGTCGGACAAGGTCGCCTGATGGAACCAGCCGAAATCGTGAAGTGGTTGGAAGGGGCAAGCCTGCCCCTCGCTGCAGCCGCATGCGCGTCTTCCGCTACCCCATCGCCTAAGGGCACGGCCCCTAAAACCCCCGCGCCGGCAATTCCTGTCGCTGTCGATATTCCGCCGACACAAGACGCGAGCCTTCCTGGCTATGGCAAGAAAGTCCTGTTGACCGCAGGCCGTACCGAAGAAGCCATCGACCCGGTGCGTTATATCAGCAATCGCAGCAGCGGTAAGACTGCCGTTGCACTCGCCTCGGTATTCTTCGCCAACGGATTTGAGGTCGAAGTGGTCGCAGGCCCGATGGAAGCGAAGTTCCCTGGCGGAGTGAAAGTGACTCGAGTAACAAGCGCCCGCGACATGCACGACGCCGTCCTTGAACGAATGAAGAGTGCAAGCGCGCTCGTTCACTGCGCCGCCGTTGCCGACTACCGCCCGAAAGTGGCCGCCACCGAAAAGATTAAGGATAGCCGGAGCCAGCTGATTCTGGAACTGGAACCGAACCCGAATATTTTGCGAGACAGCGTCGCCCAAAAACGCGACAATCAAGTGATTGTCGGATTCGCACTTGAAACCGATCACTTTGAAGAACACGCCGCCGAAAAGCTTGCAAAGAGCGGCGCCGACGCACTGCTTTTGAACGCGCCCGTGGCCGCCGACTCCGGCTTTGGCCGCGACTGCGTGCGGTTCGCCCTGGTGGAAAAGGGCAAGCCCGTTCCACCACTCGCCATGGGCGAGAAGGTCGATTTGGCCGAGACGATTTTGAACTTTTGCCTGGAGCGCCTGAATGGCTGA